The following nucleotide sequence is from Pagrus major chromosome 16, Pma_NU_1.0.
aattattgttatattatttttttcacttattttctgtttcttggtTTGACACGATTAGACTAAAAGGACAGACGAAAGGAGAAATACTATAATTGCATTGTGTAATTATTAACATATTGTTAAAAACCTGGATTTCAAGGCAAAGGCTTGTTTGTGTCCTGTTGTGTGTCTATAGATTGCATTTCACCTTGTATGAGTCAAGTGGCTCACGGCCTTGAACTCCGTCCAGCAGCAATAAGGCCTCCTCGACCCTCTCCTGCCTTACAAGTGCCTGGATCTGCTCCTCGAATGGCACCAGGCGCAGGctgaaaatgtctttctctgtgaACACTAACACGCCATCTGAAGGGagatttgtttttggttttcagACGCTCTCAGTGTGTAGGAACAGTGGGTGCAAGAATGATTGACTGAATCAGTGCAAGCTGAGACAGACTCGGCTACATCTCTCCAAACAAAACCGCAATTTGACAGCCTTTAGGTCTGCAATCTGCCAGGATTAGGTGATGAATAGATGTTGCCTGGTTTACCTGATGTGGAGAGCAGACCCTTCGCTCCGCTGAGACTCACAGTCTGTTTGCGCTGCTGATCTACCATGCTGTAGACAGACAGCACTTGAGGCTGCAGGGTTAGGATGTAAGGGAAACATACTCCGGCTGCCAGCACCTCCTGAGGCCACTGCAGGGGAGGGCGCTGGCATATCCCTGTCTTCATCACAAACATGCCTGAGGGATGAGGATGGAGAAATTATATcttggaaaaacaaataccccccggctggatggatggatggatgggggTGTGATATGAGATGATTAACTGTATAGCTGCCTTGGAGAGGAAACATATAATGACACATGGAGATGTCTGAGCTCGAACATTATGTGCCATAAACATTTTGGCAGCTCTTACCTAAAGATCCAGGCCCGTTCAGGAGGAATTCCCCTAGTCCAACTGAGGTAACAACAACATGTTGCCTGCTGTGATCGTGAGGGAAAAGCTCCTCACTGCTGCCAGTCTGAAGATCACACAGGAGATACCTGTCGCTGGTAGCTACACACAGGCTGACGCCATCTACCGCCAAGCCCACCGGGTCCTGGAGCAGAGGGACCTCCTTTACAACCTCCCATCTGTCCACTCCCACCACGTGGATCCGGATCACCTTCCTGCGGCTGGAGGAAGTCACCATCCGCACGCATGCAGTCTGGCCCGTGAGATATGAGTCGCACACCTCGAACAAAGACACATGCTGGATCTTCTTCAGAGCTGGAACGGGCTCCAAGGAGAACATGTTGAGGACAGTGACGCTTCGATCCCACAGGACCAGCAGATGGTTGAAAAGTGGGACTGCCCTCAGTTGGGCCACTTGGTTGCTTGAGCCCAATTTTCTTGCCCTACCTTCTCTGGTTTTGAGACTCAGGTCTCCATTTGTGCTGCTGGGAAGGATGAGATGCTGGACTGTTGCATCTTTGGTGCCTATATAGACATTTCGCTCATAGAACTCAATGCACTGGATGCTGGATTTGTCCTTTTCCTTTGGTGCTGCTTGCTTTTCATAGACATGAGTTCGTGTAAATGCTCTAAAAGCCATTGCAGAAATGGGTCAAATACGTTACGCGTCTGCCTAAATGAAAGATCTTCTAGgaaatatgtaaaataagtcCCTACCTCTCCGCTGTTCTCCCTTCCTCTTTAATTCCTCCACAAGTTTCTGAAGTGTAAAGTCGTTTCACCTCCCCATGTGACTATATCCTGACAGGAAGTCTATGTCAGCATTTTACACCACTCATCCTGCCATGTAAGGGACACTTACACAACCCATCCAGCAGCCTTCACCAAGAACTTTTAGACAATAGGTATGGCGAAGAGGACAGACATTCTGAGGTGCCCCACAGTTACGGCCACTTGTATTCTTGGCTTGTGGATCCACCAGAGTGGCGTCTTTGGTTAGTGGATAATAGACAAGTAGGAGAGCAAGTGATCTGCTGATCAAACCATATATGGACGCTCTCTTTGTTTACAACTTGAGTGCACTGGGTGCGACGGGGTCAAGAGgcaacacacagcagaggtTTGTTTTCCAGCAATGATTGTTTAAATGGGTGACTGAGAGGGGACGCATGATCATAAAAAGATCTGGATTTCAAACCTACCATCATAGCTATATTTGTAATGCAGACTCCTCCTCTGGATGGCATCATCGGAGCAGAGTGAGACCTATTAGGATTtgcagcagcaggcagacaaTGATATCCATTTCAGTGTGATATATATAGAAAGGTCTTTATTGGAGCAACCTTTTGTGTTTAAAGTATTTCACATGAGAGAAGCGGAAATTTGCAtccttgtttgtttcttctgtgtaAATAAATTTTTTGTTGGCCAATATTATCAgccaatattggcctatcacagatatatctgtaTCTGCGTAAATGTTGCATGACtcttttttagagattataatgcagagaAAGAGGTTTAGGATAActtataataattaaattagCAGTGAAGTTAACTGTTTCAGTTCACTAATGACATTTTAGATACGGAAGTTTCttgtcaaactgtaaaacatcctgCATTTGTTATATaacatctttgtcacaagtCATTCCCCTTCTAATTTCacccatgggaccttattttgcaAAAAGATGTGTACAGTAGTCAGTGGAGGGagacaaaaatcatttttgatctcgtttgaattgtgccatgaattacaaatatgatgtttttcaatttaaaagataattctGCATTTCAATGAAGTCTGAGTTGTTGTAAAATATCTTCTGCAgaagttttgtgtgaaaccgcTCTGTGATCTACATCATCTCGCACAATATACGTCAATATACAACTGTGGCAGTGGCAGACTCGGGATGTTTGAAATTCAGGGGCGAAAACATTAAAAAGGGCCCCAGCTGTATTTCTCCAAAGGAAGGGCACCCTCTAgagcactttatcatgttttatctaccataccAGCATCCTAGAAGGCACATTTGCTGCGGTTGTCATGAAAGGGGGCCCGGGGGGGCGGTCACGTAGTGTAGTGTATAGTCTGTCTTATTgcattttcacagtcttatactTCTTTAGTTTTATGACGAACTGCAAATTCCTCGAGTTGAAAGATTATCCTTTATATGAAGTTGACAAATGATCagaaaattatttgtctctcacCATTCACTACACAAAATGTTTGCAACATCATTCTTTTCTTGTCAATAATGAAAGTAAGTGAAGAGAAAACgcattttcatttcagaaaaacaaactaaacattCATTAACAATGAAACAATGCCCtcactttaaaaatgcatgGTTATCTCTATGCAAACAtcactgtttttgtgtgtgtgtgtgtgtgtgtgtgtcatgtgagaGAACTAATGGTCATTTATAACACACAGTAATAAACATCTGACATTCAGACATTTTGCTAAGAAGAAATATTCATGGAAGCACAGCATCTGTGTCAGAATATGAGCTCTTGCTGTAACGGTGACTCCTTCGTGGAAAGGTCACTTCTCCCTGCCGCAGTCGGTGCACAAGATGTTGTCGCGCTGGGTGAGGAAGCCGCGTCCCACCAGGGACACGGAGCACTGCATGCAGGTGAAACACTCGCTGTGCCACTGGCGCTCCTCAAAAGAGATGTACTTGGCTCCTGCCAGACCTGCGCACATCAAGCAAAGATCCATGTATTTACATAATGTGCAGGTTAATGCATCCTCACTTCACCTCACCTTGTTTATCCGACCGTTCCCACACAAATGCAAATAAAGGCCTTAAAATATGAGCCGGAGACGTGCGTGAGCTGAGTGAATGAAAACATGAGCACGACGGGTGACTCACTGGTTATGGGCTTGGTGCAGCCCACACACTTCTTTGCATACAGGTTGCTGAAGCATTCGAGGCAGTAGGGGTAGTTTTCCCTGGAGGTGAAGCGCTGACCTGACAGCTGCTTTCTGCAGCCGATGCATAGGAAACACTCGCGGTGCCAGGGCTTGTCTAGGTAGGTCACTCCGCCTGTTGTGATGGCCTGGAGGTAATGAAAGTCCAGACGAGgtgagagtgaaaaaaaacagacatgacaTTTCAATAGCATCCTTTTACCAGGCAGCCTCAGTGTGAGTATTAAAACACCAGTCAGGGGGATTTACTGTACCGCAGCAGTCAATACATAGAAAACGCTCATCTGTAACACTACCTTCTTACAAGCGCAGCACTGGTAGGCAAACTGCTTCTCGAAGCAGGGCACACAGAAGTAGCCGGTGTCTTTTGGGATGAAGGACTTGGTTCCTATTGGCTGCTGGCAGCGGTGGCACAGGAAGCAGGTCTCATGCCAGCTGTTCCCCTTGTATTCCATTTTGCGGGAACCTGGCACAGGGGACGAGAGCGACTTAGTCAGCATATGGTACCTCTATGATAGAAACACTCGGCAGCCTAAAATAGTCCTGCTTTATCTGTAGGGAGAGGATGATGCAGTCTTATGAATTTTGGAAAGAATTTGGGGAAAGGAAGAAGTTGCATTGAAGAGCCAGAAAAATACTACTACTAAATGGATCCTGTGGTGAgattgtcttcttttttttgtcaatcaTAGGTGTCATTTGCACTGGGGACACTGCAGACACTTTTTGAAAAGACTACTTTTGGCCTTAACACACAATTTTAGTGCTAAAAAGTAGCCTGCACTAAGAAATGTTTCCAGTATTTGCtcctaagctaagctaactgcctctGGTTGAGCTTCATATTTTTGGTACTCTGCGCTAGAAAGCTAATAAGAatattccccaaaatgtcaaactatatctttatttaaacaaattaGACGAACACCAGAggtgtcagcaggattacacaaaaactacttaatgAAGATCCACCAagcttggatggaggatgggtctcagcccagaatagaccacattaacttttggcTGGCATCTAttagtgagtacaaaaggggcattggcggaggtatgcactctactgagtgccattctagttcatgttcatatttctatttttctcagCACTTTCACTTCTAGTTCATCCAAGTTTCATCCAGAGGTAGAATGAATAATCGCAAGGACCAGAACAGCTATTAAACTGACCTTGTGGTGAAATTGTATATCAACCacagtcaagaaaaaaaaaaaaataatttacatacatgtgaaaatatattctgatattgattttctgtgattttctgttcattatcctcatcattatcatcatctaAACTCACCAGGCATGACGGTTTTCTTGCATGTGCTGCACTTGGAGGAATAATCATTAGCGTAGCACTCAGTGCAGAGCAACAAATCATCCTTGGCAGCAAAGGCCTTTTCCACCAGAGAGCGGCTGCACTTCGCACACTTGAAACACTGCTCGTGCCAGTGGCGATCCTTGTAGGACAAATCCTGCAGATATTTAACACATTAGTTATTGCACTTTGAGTACTCTGTAAGGTAAAATATCTAGAATGTGCatggatataaatatatataataatcaCCTTtagtttgtaaaataaataacatacatTCTTAGTTACACATTTCTGACGTCAAAGCCAGGGTAACACTGGGTCTTCCTTACCTTGCAGTTACAGCCAATTGGTGAAGAGCAGCCCTCACAGCAGTTAGCAAACAGGTTTTCATAGCACTTAGTGCAGTACTGCGTGTCCTCTTTCATTATGTACTTCTTCCCCAGC
It contains:
- the fhl5 gene encoding four and a half LIM domains protein 5 — encoded protein: MSTSERFDCHYCKDSLLGKKYIMKEDTQYCTKCYENLFANCCEGCSSPIGCNCKDLSYKDRHWHEQCFKCAKCSRSLVEKAFAAKDDLLLCTECYANDYSSKCSTCKKTVMPGSRKMEYKGNSWHETCFLCHRCQQPIGTKSFIPKDTGYFCVPCFEKQFAYQCCACKKAITTGGVTYLDKPWHRECFLCIGCRKQLSGQRFTSRENYPYCLECFSNLYAKKCVGCTKPITSLAGAKYISFEERQWHSECFTCMQCSVSLVGRGFLTQRDNILCTDCGREK